From a single Pyxicephalus adspersus chromosome 11, UCB_Pads_2.0, whole genome shotgun sequence genomic region:
- the POU2AF1 gene encoding POU domain class 2-associating factor 1 isoform X2, producing MSQNMHWQKTVTSEHHQNNQTRPYLGVRVKEPVKELLKRKRGSASGTNTTQVPSTFQTYPSYTPVVSSSTDVSYVDLDATTTALPIHDESILYTGLISQPPSFQPLTQWTTCPEYISHESVSCPYTTDMYVQPMCQSYTVVGPPSVLTYTSQPLLTNFTTRNSTCVATQLEYADQQTPLTYFPWAQPIPTLPTATHSIPYQTTTIQSPQFVPIPISLPDPVPEELNDSRQAINNVSIEKLLHGEEGSDSYVLNHTLSIEGL from the exons CTGTGACTTCAGAACATCATCAGAATAATCAGACCAGGCCGTACCTTGGAGTACGTGTAAAGGAACCAGTCAAAGaacttttgaaaagaaaaagaggcAGTGCCAGTGGAACTAACACTACCCAG gtGCCATCAACTTTTCAGACATATCCATCCTACACACCAGTAG TCTCAAGCTCCACCGATGTATCCTATGTTGATCTGGATGCTACAACAACAGCATTGCCAATCCATGATGAAAGCATCTTGTACACTGGACTGATTTCACAACCACCTTCTTTTCAGCCTTTAACACAATGGACAACATGTCCAGAGTACATTTCACATGAAAGTGTTAGCTGTCCTTATACAACTGATATGTATGTTCAGCCAATGTGTCAAAGTTACACTGTGGTTGGTCCACCTTCTGTATTAACATACACTTCACAGCCTCTTCTAACAAATTTTACA ACACGAAACAGCACTTGTGTTGCTACTCAGTTAGAATATGCCGATCAGCAGACGCCACTGACTTACTTCCCATGGGCCCAGCCAATTCCAACCCTGCCAACAGCAACTCATTCTATACCCTACCAAACAACCACAATCCAAAGCCCACAGTTTGTCCCAATACCGATTTCTTTACCAGATCCTGTGCCAGAAGAACTGAATGACTCGAGGCAAGCCATCAACAATGTGTCTATTGAAAAATTATTACATGGGGAAGAAGGGAGTGACTCATATGTTCTTAATCATACCCTGTCTATTGAAGGGCTTTAA
- the POU2AF1 gene encoding POU domain class 2-associating factor 1 isoform X1, translating into MSQNMHWQKTVTSEHHQNNQTRPYLGVRVKEPVKELLKRKRGSASGTNTTQVPSTFQTYPSYTPVAVSSSTDVSYVDLDATTTALPIHDESILYTGLISQPPSFQPLTQWTTCPEYISHESVSCPYTTDMYVQPMCQSYTVVGPPSVLTYTSQPLLTNFTTRNSTCVATQLEYADQQTPLTYFPWAQPIPTLPTATHSIPYQTTTIQSPQFVPIPISLPDPVPEELNDSRQAINNVSIEKLLHGEEGSDSYVLNHTLSIEGL; encoded by the exons CTGTGACTTCAGAACATCATCAGAATAATCAGACCAGGCCGTACCTTGGAGTACGTGTAAAGGAACCAGTCAAAGaacttttgaaaagaaaaagaggcAGTGCCAGTGGAACTAACACTACCCAG gtGCCATCAACTTTTCAGACATATCCATCCTACACACCAGTAG cAGTCTCAAGCTCCACCGATGTATCCTATGTTGATCTGGATGCTACAACAACAGCATTGCCAATCCATGATGAAAGCATCTTGTACACTGGACTGATTTCACAACCACCTTCTTTTCAGCCTTTAACACAATGGACAACATGTCCAGAGTACATTTCACATGAAAGTGTTAGCTGTCCTTATACAACTGATATGTATGTTCAGCCAATGTGTCAAAGTTACACTGTGGTTGGTCCACCTTCTGTATTAACATACACTTCACAGCCTCTTCTAACAAATTTTACA ACACGAAACAGCACTTGTGTTGCTACTCAGTTAGAATATGCCGATCAGCAGACGCCACTGACTTACTTCCCATGGGCCCAGCCAATTCCAACCCTGCCAACAGCAACTCATTCTATACCCTACCAAACAACCACAATCCAAAGCCCACAGTTTGTCCCAATACCGATTTCTTTACCAGATCCTGTGCCAGAAGAACTGAATGACTCGAGGCAAGCCATCAACAATGTGTCTATTGAAAAATTATTACATGGGGAAGAAGGGAGTGACTCATATGTTCTTAATCATACCCTGTCTATTGAAGGGCTTTAA